The Triticum aestivum cultivar Chinese Spring chromosome 7B, IWGSC CS RefSeq v2.1, whole genome shotgun sequence genome window below encodes:
- the LOC123160639 gene encoding dolichyl-diphosphooligosaccharide--protein glycosyltransferase subunit DAD1 isoform X2 gives MPKADGDATLLIQSLNKAYAATPTNLKIIDLYVVFAVVTALVQVGYMGIVGSLPFNSFLSGVLSCIGTAVLAACLRIQVNKDNKEFKVIHSTSVLELYQTPGRDTIPDFRKTATTGMKLILIKNTPSSAQSSSFKLQDVYLGDSIHGSWHMLLPGSRY, from the exons ATGCCGAAGGCTGATGGGGATGCCACGCTCCTGATCCAGTCCCTGAACAAGGCCTATGCCGCCACGCCCACGAATCTCAAG ATCATTGACCTGTATGTGGTTTTCGCTGTGGTGACTGCCCTTGTTCAG GTTGGTTACATGGGAATAGTTGGATCACTTCCCTTCAACTCGTTCCTATCTGGTGTCCTGTCATGCATAGGAACTGCAGTGCTTGCTG CGTGCCTCCGTATTCAAGTCAACAAGGACAACAAGGAATTCAAG GTTATTCATTCGACCAGCGTGCTTGAGTTGTACCAAACACCGGGAAGGGATACAATTCCGGATTTCAG AAAAACAGCGACAACAGGCATGAAACTGATCCTCATCAAGAACACACCATCCAGTGCACAGTCATCTTCCTTCAAGCTTCAAGACGTCTACTTAGGGGATTCCATCCATGGATCCTGGCATATGCTTCTTCCAGGATCAAGATATTGA
- the LOC123160639 gene encoding dolichyl-diphosphooligosaccharide--protein glycosyltransferase subunit DAD1 isoform X7: MPKADGDATLLIQSLNKAYAATPTNLKIIDLYVVFAVVTALVQVGYMGIVGSLPFNSFLSGVLSCIGTAVLAACLRIQVNKDNKEFKKGPLQISSCAIWCSTWLFIRPACLSCTKHREGIQFRISDGPS; encoded by the exons ATGCCGAAGGCTGATGGGGATGCCACGCTCCTGATCCAGTCCCTGAACAAGGCCTATGCCGCCACGCCCACGAATCTCAAG ATCATTGACCTGTATGTGGTTTTCGCTGTGGTGACTGCCCTTGTTCAG GTTGGTTACATGGGAATAGTTGGATCACTTCCCTTCAACTCGTTCCTATCTGGTGTCCTGTCATGCATAGGAACTGCAGTGCTTGCTG CGTGCCTCCGTATTCAAGTCAACAAGGACAACAAGGAATTCAAG AAAGGGCCTTTGCAGATTTCGTCCTGTGCAATCTGGTGCTCCACCTG GTTATTCATTCGACCAGCGTGCTTGAGTTGTACCAAACACCGGGAAGGGATACAATTCCGGATTTCAG
- the LOC123160639 gene encoding dolichyl-diphosphooligosaccharide--protein glycosyltransferase subunit DAD1 isoform X8 produces MPKADGDATLLIQSLNKAYAATPTNLKIIDLYVVFAVVTALVQVGYMGIVGSLPFNSFLSGVLSCIGTAVLAACLRIQVNKDNKEFKKGPLQISSCAIWCSTWLFIRPACLSCTKHREGIQFRISAI; encoded by the exons ATGCCGAAGGCTGATGGGGATGCCACGCTCCTGATCCAGTCCCTGAACAAGGCCTATGCCGCCACGCCCACGAATCTCAAG ATCATTGACCTGTATGTGGTTTTCGCTGTGGTGACTGCCCTTGTTCAG GTTGGTTACATGGGAATAGTTGGATCACTTCCCTTCAACTCGTTCCTATCTGGTGTCCTGTCATGCATAGGAACTGCAGTGCTTGCTG CGTGCCTCCGTATTCAAGTCAACAAGGACAACAAGGAATTCAAG AAAGGGCCTTTGCAGATTTCGTCCTGTGCAATCTGGTGCTCCACCTG GTTATTCATTCGACCAGCGTGCTTGAGTTGTACCAAACACCGGGAAGGGATACAATTCCGGATTTCAG
- the LOC123160639 gene encoding dolichyl-diphosphooligosaccharide--protein glycosyltransferase subunit DAD1 isoform X10: MPKADGDATLLIQSLNKAYAATPTNLKIIDLYVVFAVVTALVQVGYMGIVGSLPFNSFLSGVLSCIGTAVLAACLRIQVNKDNKEFKVIHSTSVLELYQTPGRDTIPDFRRT, encoded by the exons ATGCCGAAGGCTGATGGGGATGCCACGCTCCTGATCCAGTCCCTGAACAAGGCCTATGCCGCCACGCCCACGAATCTCAAG ATCATTGACCTGTATGTGGTTTTCGCTGTGGTGACTGCCCTTGTTCAG GTTGGTTACATGGGAATAGTTGGATCACTTCCCTTCAACTCGTTCCTATCTGGTGTCCTGTCATGCATAGGAACTGCAGTGCTTGCTG CGTGCCTCCGTATTCAAGTCAACAAGGACAACAAGGAATTCAAG GTTATTCATTCGACCAGCGTGCTTGAGTTGTACCAAACACCGGGAAGGGATACAATTCCGGATTTCAG
- the LOC123160639 gene encoding dolichyl-diphosphooligosaccharide--protein glycosyltransferase subunit DAD1 isoform X9, whose amino-acid sequence MPKADGDATLLIQSLNKAYAATPTNLKIIDLYVVFAVVTALVQVGYMGIVGSLPFNSFLSGVLSCIGTAVLAACLRIQVNKDNKEFKDLPPERAFADFVLCNLVLHLVIINFLG is encoded by the exons ATGCCGAAGGCTGATGGGGATGCCACGCTCCTGATCCAGTCCCTGAACAAGGCCTATGCCGCCACGCCCACGAATCTCAAG ATCATTGACCTGTATGTGGTTTTCGCTGTGGTGACTGCCCTTGTTCAG GTTGGTTACATGGGAATAGTTGGATCACTTCCCTTCAACTCGTTCCTATCTGGTGTCCTGTCATGCATAGGAACTGCAGTGCTTGCTG CGTGCCTCCGTATTCAAGTCAACAAGGACAACAAGGAATTCAAG GATCTTCCTCCAGAAAGGGCCTTTGCAGATTTCGTCCTGTGCAATCTGGTGCTCCACCTGGTGATCATAAACTTCCTCGGATAA
- the LOC123160639 gene encoding dolichyl-diphosphooligosaccharide--protein glycosyltransferase subunit DAD2 isoform X1: MPKADGDATLLIQSLNKAYAATPTNLKIIDLYVVFAVVTALVQVGYMGIVGSLPFNSFLSGVLSCIGTAVLAACLRIQVNKDNKEFKDLPPERAFADFVLCNLVLHLVIHSTSVLELYQTPGRDTIPDFRKTATTGMKLILIKNTPSSAQSSSFKLQDVYLGDSIHGSWHMLLPGSRY; this comes from the exons ATGCCGAAGGCTGATGGGGATGCCACGCTCCTGATCCAGTCCCTGAACAAGGCCTATGCCGCCACGCCCACGAATCTCAAG ATCATTGACCTGTATGTGGTTTTCGCTGTGGTGACTGCCCTTGTTCAG GTTGGTTACATGGGAATAGTTGGATCACTTCCCTTCAACTCGTTCCTATCTGGTGTCCTGTCATGCATAGGAACTGCAGTGCTTGCTG CGTGCCTCCGTATTCAAGTCAACAAGGACAACAAGGAATTCAAG GATCTTCCTCCAGAAAGGGCCTTTGCAGATTTCGTCCTGTGCAATCTGGTGCTCCACCTG GTTATTCATTCGACCAGCGTGCTTGAGTTGTACCAAACACCGGGAAGGGATACAATTCCGGATTTCAG AAAAACAGCGACAACAGGCATGAAACTGATCCTCATCAAGAACACACCATCCAGTGCACAGTCATCTTCCTTCAAGCTTCAAGACGTCTACTTAGGGGATTCCATCCATGGATCCTGGCATATGCTTCTTCCAGGATCAAGATATTGA
- the LOC123160639 gene encoding dolichyl-diphosphooligosaccharide--protein glycosyltransferase subunit DAD2 isoform X5, whose protein sequence is MPKADGDATLLIQSLNKAYAATPTNLKIIDLYVVFAVVTALVQVGYMGIVGSLPFNSFLSGVLSCIGTAVLAACLRIQVNKDNKEFKDLPPERAFADFVLCNLVLHLVIHSTSVLELYQTPGRDTIPDFRRT, encoded by the exons ATGCCGAAGGCTGATGGGGATGCCACGCTCCTGATCCAGTCCCTGAACAAGGCCTATGCCGCCACGCCCACGAATCTCAAG ATCATTGACCTGTATGTGGTTTTCGCTGTGGTGACTGCCCTTGTTCAG GTTGGTTACATGGGAATAGTTGGATCACTTCCCTTCAACTCGTTCCTATCTGGTGTCCTGTCATGCATAGGAACTGCAGTGCTTGCTG CGTGCCTCCGTATTCAAGTCAACAAGGACAACAAGGAATTCAAG GATCTTCCTCCAGAAAGGGCCTTTGCAGATTTCGTCCTGTGCAATCTGGTGCTCCACCTG GTTATTCATTCGACCAGCGTGCTTGAGTTGTACCAAACACCGGGAAGGGATACAATTCCGGATTTCAG
- the LOC123160639 gene encoding dolichyl-diphosphooligosaccharide--protein glycosyltransferase subunit DAD1 isoform X4 encodes MPKADGDATLLIQSLNKAYAATPTNLKIIDLYVVFAVVTALVQVGYMGIVGSLPFNSFLSGVLSCIGTAVLAACLRIQVNKDNKEFKKGPLQISSCAIWCSTWLFIRPACLSCTKHREGIQFRISEKQRQQA; translated from the exons ATGCCGAAGGCTGATGGGGATGCCACGCTCCTGATCCAGTCCCTGAACAAGGCCTATGCCGCCACGCCCACGAATCTCAAG ATCATTGACCTGTATGTGGTTTTCGCTGTGGTGACTGCCCTTGTTCAG GTTGGTTACATGGGAATAGTTGGATCACTTCCCTTCAACTCGTTCCTATCTGGTGTCCTGTCATGCATAGGAACTGCAGTGCTTGCTG CGTGCCTCCGTATTCAAGTCAACAAGGACAACAAGGAATTCAAG AAAGGGCCTTTGCAGATTTCGTCCTGTGCAATCTGGTGCTCCACCTG GTTATTCATTCGACCAGCGTGCTTGAGTTGTACCAAACACCGGGAAGGGATACAATTCCGGATTTCAG AAAAACAGCGACAACAGGCATGA